The following is a genomic window from Acidimicrobium ferrooxidans DSM 10331.
CCACGACTCCTCGGCGAACTCGGTGTCTCGCGGACGATCACCCTCACCTCGACGTACGACCATCGCATCATTCAAGGCGCCGAGTCTGGGCAGTTCCTCGCGACGATCGCCGCTCTCCTCGAAGGAGAACAGGACTTCTACGACGAGATCTTCTCGGCACTCCAGGTTCCCTACCCGCCCATGCGGTGGCAGGCCGACCACACCAGCATGCAGCCCGACGCGACCGAGCGGCTCGCCAAGCAGGTCCACGTCCAGAGCCTGATCCACCACTATCGGGTTCGTGGGCATCTGCTCGCGACGCTCGATCCGCTGGACCTGACCCGTCCCACCATGAGCCCCGAACTCGATCCGGCAACCTACGGACTCACGCTGTGGGATCTCTCCCGACCCTTCCTCGCTGAAGGGCTCGTCCCAGGGGGTCAGGCGTCCCTCGAAACCATCCTCCAGGTGCTGCGCGATACCTACTGCCAGACCATCGGCTACGAGTTCATGCACATCCAGAGCCCGGACGAGAAGCTCTGGATCCAACAACGGATCGAGGGCTCGCACCAAACCCTCACGAAGGATGACCAGCTCCGCATCCTCGCAACCTTGAACGACGCCGAGGCGTTCGAGAAGTTCCTGTCGACGCGCTACATCGGCCAGAAGCGCTTCGGTCTGGAAGGTGGCGAGTCTGCCATCGTGTTCCTCCGGGAGGTCCTCGATCACGCCGCCGAGACGGGGACACACGCAGCCGTCATCGGCATGGCGCATCGCGGGCGCTTGAACGTGCTGGCGAACATCGTCGGCAAGTCCTATCGCACGATCTTCGCCGAGTTCGAAGGCAACCTCGACCCCTCGAGCGTGCAGGGCTCGGGCGACGTCAAGTATCACAAGGGTTTCGAGGGACACTATCGCACTGCGAGCGGCAGCGAGCTGCCCGTCACGCTCGCATCCAACCCCTCGCACCTCGAAGCGGTCGATCCCGTCGTCGAAGGCATGGTGCGCGCGCTCCAGGATCAGCGTGGCACGCTCTACGAGTTCGGTGTCCTCGGGATCCTCGTCCACGGCGACGCTTCGTTCGCCGGCCAGGGCGTCGTCGCCGAGACGCTCAACCTCTCGCAGCTGCCTGGCTACCGGACTGGCGGCACCGTCCACCTCGTCATCAACAACCAGGTCGGCTTCACCACGAACCCATCGGAGGCGCGCTCTTCCTTCTACGCCTCCGACATCGCCAAGACCATCCAAGCACCCATCTTCCACGTCAACGGCGACGATCCGGAGGCGGTGGCGCGCTGTGCGCGGCTCGCCGTCGAGTATCGAGCGACCTTCCACAAGGACGTCGTCGTCGACCTGATCTGCTATCGCCGTCACGGACACAACGAAGGCGACGAACCGAGCTACACGCAGCCCGTCATGTACCACGTGATCGAGCAGCACCCGTCCGTGCGCCGACTCTACGCAGATCAGTTGGTACGTTCGGGTGCGATCTCGGAGGACGAAGCCGACCAAGCGCTCGAAGCGTACCTCCAGCGGCTCGCGACGGCGCTTGCCGAGACTCGCGAGGCAGCACCCCCCAAGCCGACCGAGCTGCCGCCAGAGCCAGCACGCGACGTCCCACTCCCGATCGTCACGACCGCGGTCGACAAGGCTGCGCTCGACTACGTGATCGAGACGATCCATCGGGTGCCAGAGGATTTTCACCTGCATCCAAAGCTCGCTCGCCAGTTCGAGACGCGCCGGGCCCTCTACGAGCAGGGACAGCTCGACTGGGCGCTCGGGGAGCTCGCTGCCTACGGCACGCTGCTGCTCGAGGGGCACGACGTCCGCCTCAGCGGCCAAGACACGCGCCGCGGCACCTTCTCGCATCGTCACGCCGCCCTCTACGACTACGAGACGGGCGCGATGGTCCAACCCCTCGCTCGCTTGCGCGACGACGAGGTGCCGGTGCCGCACGCGTCCCCGATCGGGCGCTTCATGGTGTACGACTCCTCGTTGTCCGAGTATGCGGCGATGGGGTTCGAGTACGGCTACTCGCTCGTCCAGCGATCCGCTCTCGTCATCTGGGAGGCACAGT
Proteins encoded in this region:
- a CDS encoding multifunctional oxoglutarate decarboxylase/oxoglutarate dehydrogenase thiamine pyrophosphate-binding subunit/dihydrolipoyllysine-residue succinyltransferase subunit, which gives rise to MASAPDNSTVQHSASEQFGPNDWFVEEMAERYRANPLLVPESWRAYFEGERVPDGVATKTIATATAKELVGFEAPGVATPPTTATPAPTSPPHNGATPQTAPFTPASSPEAVDPLTPPRSSAPETAPHASEPAVSTTPTVPSAQPLRGAQGALARNMEASLAVPTATSVRAVPTRALEVNRATINDQLQRLGRSKVSFGHLVAWAIVRALVEHPRMHASYVADADGRGHPGIVIPESVNLGIAVDVQRPDGTRSLLVPVIRNADTLGPLGFFAAYDDAVRAVRSQQASPDLFVGATASITNPGTIGTEHSIPRLMPGQGVIVGVGAIAYPAAFQAADPRLLGELGVSRTITLTSTYDHRIIQGAESGQFLATIAALLEGEQDFYDEIFSALQVPYPPMRWQADHTSMQPDATERLAKQVHVQSLIHHYRVRGHLLATLDPLDLTRPTMSPELDPATYGLTLWDLSRPFLAEGLVPGGQASLETILQVLRDTYCQTIGYEFMHIQSPDEKLWIQQRIEGSHQTLTKDDQLRILATLNDAEAFEKFLSTRYIGQKRFGLEGGESAIVFLREVLDHAAETGTHAAVIGMAHRGRLNVLANIVGKSYRTIFAEFEGNLDPSSVQGSGDVKYHKGFEGHYRTASGSELPVTLASNPSHLEAVDPVVEGMVRALQDQRGTLYEFGVLGILVHGDASFAGQGVVAETLNLSQLPGYRTGGTVHLVINNQVGFTTNPSEARSSFYASDIAKTIQAPIFHVNGDDPEAVARCARLAVEYRATFHKDVVVDLICYRRHGHNEGDEPSYTQPVMYHVIEQHPSVRRLYADQLVRSGAISEDEADQALEAYLQRLATALAETREAAPPKPTELPPEPARDVPLPIVTTAVDKAALDYVIETIHRVPEDFHLHPKLARQFETRRALYEQGQLDWALGELAAYGTLLLEGHDVRLSGQDTRRGTFSHRHAALYDYETGAMVQPLARLRDDEVPVPHASPIGRFMVYDSSLSEYAAMGFEYGYSLVQRSALVIWEAQFGDFANGAQIVIDQFIAGALDKWDQHSGLVLYLPHGYEGQGPEHSSARLERFLALAAGPNLAVVQPSTAAQLFHLVRAQVARTPQRPLVVLTPKSLLRARETRSAIAAFTDGGFQPVLADPLVDDGELEPTSVRRLILASGKVAYEAMAKRAKGELAAPTAIVRVDQLYPWPREALAAALATFPNLAELVWLQEEPENMGAWPSVHELLHRMDLNGARLRHVSRVRAGSPATGSAAMHALEQADLLRRALEAPLP